In a single window of the Pseudomonas oryzihabitans genome:
- a CDS encoding NAD-dependent epimerase/dehydratase family protein has translation MSTILIAGCGDVGSRLGLQLVAQGHRVFGLRRNVAALPATLLPVAGDLAEVQPPADWPREPLDQVVYATAATHHDEAGYRAAYVDGLRHLLGWLAACGQRPRRLLFVSSSGVYAQQDGAWVDETAPAEPERFSGRLLREAEEVALGSGIPASVVRLTGIYGPGREALLRQVREGSRVTREPPLYGNRIHVEDAAGLLALLLQRDREGVALDDLYLGVDDDPAPLDEVVDWLRARLGITTWSDDAQLRRAGSKRCSNARARALGWTPRYPSYREGYAAILDR, from the coding sequence ATGAGCACCATCCTGATCGCCGGTTGTGGCGATGTCGGCAGCCGCCTTGGCCTGCAACTGGTGGCCCAGGGTCACCGCGTCTTCGGTCTCAGGCGCAATGTCGCCGCCCTGCCCGCCACCCTGCTGCCCGTGGCGGGCGACCTGGCCGAGGTCCAGCCACCCGCGGACTGGCCCCGCGAGCCCCTGGATCAGGTGGTCTATGCCACCGCCGCGACCCACCATGACGAAGCCGGCTACCGCGCCGCCTATGTCGATGGCCTGCGCCACCTGCTGGGCTGGCTGGCCGCCTGCGGCCAACGCCCACGGCGCCTGTTGTTCGTCTCCAGCAGCGGGGTCTACGCCCAGCAGGACGGCGCCTGGGTCGACGAGACCGCCCCCGCCGAACCCGAGCGTTTTTCCGGACGCCTCCTGCGCGAGGCGGAAGAGGTGGCGCTCGGCAGTGGCATCCCTGCCAGCGTGGTGCGCTTGACGGGCATCTATGGCCCGGGACGCGAAGCGCTGCTGCGGCAGGTCCGCGAGGGCTCCCGGGTGACCCGCGAGCCGCCGCTGTATGGCAATCGCATCCATGTCGAGGACGCCGCCGGCCTGCTGGCGTTGCTGTTGCAGCGTGATCGTGAAGGGGTCGCCCTGGATGATCTCTACCTGGGCGTGGACGACGATCCGGCGCCGCTGGACGAGGTGGTCGACTGGCTACGCGCCCGCCTGGGCATCACCACCTGGTCGGACGACGCTCAGCTGCGCCGCGCCGGCAGCAAGAGATGCAGCAATGCCCGCGCCAGGGCGCTGGGCTGGACGCCCCGCTACCCCAGCTATCGCGAAGGCTATGCGGCCATTCTCGACCGCTGA
- a CDS encoding hydrogen peroxide-inducible genes activator — MTLTELRYIVTLAQEQHFGRAAERCHVSQPTLSVGVKKLEDELGILIFERSKSAVRLTPTGEGIVAQAQKVLEQAQGIRELAQAGKNQLTAPLKIGAIYTIGPYLFPHLIPQLNRVAPEMPLYIEENFTHILRDKLRTGELDAIILALPFNEPDVLTLPLYDEPFYVMMPARHPWTKLKTIPQNQLSDKSLLLLGEGHCFRDQVLEACPTVRKHEENKNSTVESSSLETIRHMVASGLGVSVLPFSAVESHHYAPGIIEVRPFERPVPYRTVAIAWRASFPRPKAIEVLADSVRLCSVARPEAKGIVQPA, encoded by the coding sequence ATGACCCTGACTGAACTGCGCTATATCGTCACGCTCGCCCAGGAACAGCACTTTGGCCGAGCCGCCGAGCGTTGCCACGTCAGCCAGCCGACGCTGTCGGTCGGCGTCAAGAAGCTCGAGGACGAGCTGGGCATTCTGATCTTCGAGCGCAGCAAGAGTGCCGTGCGCCTCACCCCCACCGGCGAGGGCATCGTCGCCCAGGCGCAAAAGGTGCTGGAGCAGGCGCAGGGTATCCGCGAGCTGGCCCAGGCCGGCAAGAACCAGCTCACGGCGCCGCTGAAGATCGGCGCCATCTATACCATCGGGCCCTATCTCTTTCCGCATCTCATTCCGCAACTCAACCGGGTGGCGCCGGAGATGCCGTTGTACATCGAAGAAAACTTCACTCATATACTGCGCGACAAGCTGCGCACCGGTGAACTGGACGCCATCATCCTCGCCCTGCCGTTCAACGAGCCGGACGTCCTGACCCTGCCGCTGTATGACGAGCCCTTCTACGTGATGATGCCGGCGCGTCACCCCTGGACCAAGCTCAAGACCATCCCGCAGAACCAGCTCAGCGACAAGAGCCTGCTGCTGCTGGGTGAAGGTCACTGCTTCCGCGACCAGGTTCTCGAAGCCTGTCCGACGGTGCGCAAGCACGAGGAAAACAAGAATTCCACGGTGGAGTCCTCGTCCCTGGAAACCATCCGCCACATGGTGGCCTCGGGCCTGGGCGTCTCGGTACTGCCGTTCTCGGCGGTGGAAAGTCACCACTATGCGCCTGGGATCATCGAGGTGCGGCCCTTCGAGCGGCCGGTGCCCTATCGCACCGTGGCCATCGCCTGGCGTGCCAGTTTCCCACGGCCCAAGGCCATCGAGGTGCTGGCCGATTCGGTGCGGCTGTGTTCCGTGGCCCGGCCCGAAGCCAAGGGCATCGTGCAGCCCGCATGA
- a CDS encoding aminoacyl-tRNA deacylase and HDOD domain-containing protein: MTDVALASPLPEVPSSIQQLLAQLSLAYRPVSATARQPQANRVHTVLLSDSVGMLLVLLPEDQLLDLRRLVEFTGRQLTVVAPDRLARTLERYELDVLPGLPSLTNSPCLYDERLLEAPRLLLESGEHSLLLEVETSDYRRLLSQATAGSFGIPAAGIQPNLRQPERDQAEILHAATAFTARRIRQRLDETLEIPPLSKTAEKVIKLRVDPDATVDDLANVVETDPALAAQVISWAASPYYAAPGKIRSVEDAIVRVLGFDLVINLALGLALGKTLSLPSDQAEQETPYWKQAIYTAALIEGLARAMPRAERPEMGLAYLGGLLHNFGYLVLAHVFPPHFTLICRHLEANRQLDHQVIEHHLLGITREQIGAALMRCWEMPEEVVTALRFQGDPEYRGEQAVYPNLIFLAVQLLRGEGIGNGPAQAIPDDLYTRLNIDPTKARECMQKILGAEAALRELTGQFK, from the coding sequence ATGACCGATGTAGCGCTCGCTTCGCCCCTTCCCGAAGTCCCCTCTTCGATCCAGCAACTGCTCGCCCAATTGAGCCTGGCCTATCGGCCGGTGTCGGCGACGGCGCGTCAGCCGCAGGCGAACCGGGTGCACACGGTGCTGCTCAGCGACAGCGTCGGCATGTTGCTGGTGCTCCTGCCCGAGGATCAGCTGCTGGATCTGCGCCGGCTGGTGGAGTTCACCGGTCGCCAGCTGACGGTGGTGGCACCGGATCGTCTGGCGCGCACCCTGGAGCGTTATGAGCTGGATGTCCTGCCAGGGCTGCCGTCTCTGACCAATTCCCCCTGCCTGTATGACGAGCGTCTGCTGGAGGCGCCGCGTCTGCTGCTGGAGTCCGGTGAGCACTCGTTGCTGCTCGAAGTGGAAACGTCTGACTATCGCCGTCTGCTGAGCCAGGCGACCGCGGGCAGCTTCGGTATTCCGGCCGCCGGCATCCAGCCGAACCTGCGCCAGCCGGAACGCGACCAGGCGGAAATCCTCCATGCGGCCACCGCCTTTACCGCGCGGCGTATCCGCCAGCGCCTGGACGAGACCCTGGAAATCCCGCCGCTGTCCAAGACCGCGGAAAAGGTCATCAAGCTGCGGGTCGATCCCGATGCCACGGTGGACGACCTGGCCAACGTGGTGGAGACCGATCCGGCCCTGGCCGCCCAGGTGATCAGCTGGGCGGCATCGCCCTACTATGCCGCGCCCGGCAAGATCCGCTCGGTGGAGGACGCCATCGTACGGGTGCTGGGCTTCGATCTGGTGATCAACCTGGCTCTCGGCCTGGCCCTGGGCAAGACCCTGAGCCTGCCCAGCGATCAGGCCGAGCAGGAAACCCCTTACTGGAAGCAGGCCATCTACACCGCCGCCCTGATCGAGGGCCTGGCGCGCGCCATGCCGCGAGCGGAGCGGCCGGAAATGGGCCTGGCCTATCTGGGCGGGCTGCTGCACAACTTCGGCTACCTGGTGTTGGCCCACGTCTTTCCGCCGCACTTCACGCTGATCTGCCGCCATCTGGAGGCCAACCGCCAGCTGGATCACCAGGTGATCGAGCATCACCTGCTGGGCATCACCCGTGAGCAGATCGGCGCCGCCCTGATGCGCTGCTGGGAGATGCCCGAAGAGGTGGTCACTGCGCTGCGCTTCCAGGGTGATCCCGAGTATCGCGGCGAGCAGGCGGTCTATCCCAACCTGATCTTTCTCGCGGTGCAGCTGCTGCGTGGCGAAGGCATCGGCAACGGCCCGGCCCAGGCCATTCCCGACGATCTCTATACGCGGCTGAACATAGATCCGACCAAGGCGCGGGAGTGCATGCAGAAGATCCTCGGTGCCGAAGCCGCCCTGCGCGAGCTGACCGGTCAGTTCAAGTGA
- a CDS encoding aldo/keto reductase yields the protein MSAITRLQLNDGHHIPQFGLGVWQTPADETAQVVKTALDLGYRHIDTAAIYGNEEGVGQAIAQAGLPRDELFITTKLWNADQGYDSALRAFDTSLAKLGLEHVDLYLIHWPLPEKGLFLDSWKALIELRNQGRVKSIGVSNFRQADIETLLTETGVVPVVNQIECHPLLQQQELRDFNTYKGIATEAWSPLAQGGELLGSPILQQLAAKHGKTPAQVVLRWHIQLGNIIFPKSKTPKRIEENMQIFDFALDDEDLRQIAGLNQDKRLGPDPSTFNG from the coding sequence ATGTCCGCGATCACCCGTCTTCAGCTCAACGACGGTCACCATATCCCGCAGTTCGGCCTGGGAGTCTGGCAGACCCCGGCCGACGAGACCGCCCAGGTGGTCAAGACGGCCCTCGACCTGGGCTATCGCCACATCGATACCGCCGCCATCTACGGCAACGAGGAGGGCGTCGGCCAAGCCATCGCCCAGGCTGGTCTGCCGCGCGATGAGCTGTTCATCACCACCAAGCTGTGGAATGCCGACCAGGGCTACGACAGCGCTCTGCGTGCTTTCGACACAAGCCTCGCCAAGCTGGGGCTGGAGCATGTCGACCTCTACCTGATCCACTGGCCGCTGCCGGAAAAGGGCCTGTTCCTCGACAGCTGGAAGGCCTTGATCGAATTGCGCAACCAGGGCCGGGTGAAGTCCATTGGCGTCTCCAACTTCCGCCAGGCCGACATCGAGACCCTGCTGACCGAGACCGGCGTGGTGCCGGTGGTCAACCAGATCGAGTGCCATCCGCTGCTGCAACAGCAGGAGCTGCGCGACTTCAACACCTACAAGGGCATCGCCACCGAAGCCTGGAGTCCGCTGGCCCAGGGCGGCGAGCTGCTGGGCAGCCCGATCCTGCAACAGCTGGCGGCCAAGCACGGCAAGACGCCAGCCCAGGTGGTGCTGCGTTGGCACATCCAGCTCGGCAATATCATCTTCCCCAAATCCAAGACGCCCAAGCGCATCGAAGAAAACATGCAGATCTTCGACTTCGCCCTGGACGACGAGGACCTGCGGCAGATCGCCGGGCTGAATCAGGACAAGCGTCTGGGTCCGGATCCTTCCACCTTCAACGGCTGA
- the recG gene encoding ATP-dependent DNA helicase RecG encodes MSELAATPVTALKGVGAALQEKLARVGLETLQDVLFHLPLRYQDRTRIVPIGALRPGQDAVVEGMVASAEVLMGRRRSLLVRLQDGSGTLSLRFFHFSQAQKDGMARGTLLRCYGEVRPGASGLEIYHPEYRAQDESAPAPVEQTLTPIYPTTEGLTQLRLRQLSAQALERLGPESLPDWLPPEMAEHYRLGPLADALRYLHRPPPDADLEELAEGRHWAQERLVFEELLTHQLSLQRLRETLRAQRAVPLPAARRLPQLYLDNLGFTPTGAQQRVGREIAYDLAQAEPMLRLVQGDVGAGKTVVAALAALQAIEAGYQVALMAPTEILAEQHFLNFQRWFAALDIEVAWLAGKLKGKARVSSLERIAAGAPMVVGTHALFQEEVRFARLALVVIDEQHRFGVQQRLALRQKGVDGRLAPHQLIMTATPIPRTLAMSAYADLDTSVLDELPPGRTPVNTVSVTDSRREEVVERVRAACHEGRQAYWVCTLIEESEELTCQAAETTYEELQLALAELHVGLIHGRMKPAEKAAVMAEFKAGNLQLLVATTVIEVGVDVPNASLMIIENPERLGLAQLHQLRGRVGRGSAVSHCVLLFHPPLSQIGRERLAIMRETNDGFIIAEKDLELRGPGEMLGTRQTGLLQFKVADLMRDAHWLPAVRDAAQELLARWPSHAGPLLERWLRHGQQYGQV; translated from the coding sequence ATGAGCGAACTGGCCGCGACGCCGGTCACCGCGCTCAAGGGGGTAGGCGCGGCCCTGCAGGAAAAGCTCGCACGGGTGGGCCTGGAAACCCTGCAGGACGTGCTCTTCCACCTGCCGCTGCGCTATCAGGACCGTACCCGCATCGTACCCATCGGCGCCCTGCGGCCTGGCCAGGACGCCGTGGTGGAAGGCATGGTCGCCTCCGCTGAAGTGCTCATGGGGCGGCGGCGCAGCCTGCTGGTGCGGCTGCAGGACGGCAGCGGTACGCTCTCGCTGAGATTCTTCCACTTCAGCCAGGCGCAAAAGGATGGCATGGCCCGCGGCACCCTGCTGCGCTGCTATGGCGAGGTGCGTCCCGGTGCCTCCGGCCTGGAGATCTACCACCCCGAATACCGCGCCCAGGACGAAAGCGCGCCCGCCCCGGTCGAGCAGACGCTGACACCCATCTACCCGACCACCGAAGGCCTCACCCAGCTGCGCCTGCGCCAGCTCAGCGCCCAGGCTCTGGAGCGGCTGGGGCCCGAGTCCCTGCCGGACTGGCTGCCGCCGGAGATGGCCGAGCACTATCGCCTGGGGCCGCTGGCCGATGCCTTGCGCTATCTGCACCGGCCGCCGCCGGATGCGGATCTGGAAGAGCTGGCCGAGGGCCGTCACTGGGCCCAGGAGCGGCTGGTCTTCGAGGAATTGCTGACCCATCAGCTGTCGTTGCAGCGACTGCGCGAAACCCTGCGAGCCCAGCGCGCGGTGCCCTTGCCAGCCGCCCGCCGGCTACCGCAGCTGTATCTGGATAACCTTGGTTTCACACCTACCGGTGCCCAGCAGCGCGTCGGGCGCGAGATCGCCTACGACCTGGCCCAGGCCGAACCCATGCTGCGGCTGGTGCAGGGCGATGTGGGCGCGGGCAAGACGGTAGTGGCGGCCCTGGCCGCCTTGCAGGCCATCGAGGCCGGCTATCAGGTGGCCCTGATGGCGCCCACCGAGATCCTCGCCGAGCAGCACTTCCTCAACTTCCAGCGCTGGTTCGCCGCCCTGGACATCGAGGTGGCCTGGCTGGCCGGCAAGCTCAAGGGCAAGGCCCGCGTCAGCTCGCTGGAACGCATCGCCGCCGGTGCGCCCATGGTAGTGGGCACCCATGCGCTGTTCCAGGAGGAGGTGCGCTTCGCTCGGCTGGCGCTGGTGGTGATCGACGAACAGCACCGCTTCGGCGTGCAGCAGCGTCTGGCGCTGCGCCAGAAGGGTGTCGATGGCCGCCTGGCGCCGCACCAGCTGATCATGACCGCCACGCCCATCCCGCGGACCCTGGCCATGAGCGCCTATGCCGATCTGGATACCTCGGTGCTCGACGAATTGCCACCCGGGCGGACGCCGGTCAACACCGTGAGCGTGACCGACAGCCGTCGCGAGGAAGTGGTGGAGCGGGTCCGCGCCGCCTGCCATGAGGGGCGCCAGGCCTACTGGGTCTGCACCCTGATCGAGGAATCCGAGGAGCTCACCTGCCAGGCGGCCGAGACCACCTACGAGGAATTGCAGCTGGCCCTGGCCGAACTGCACGTGGGGTTGATCCACGGGCGCATGAAGCCGGCGGAAAAGGCCGCGGTGATGGCCGAGTTCAAGGCCGGCAATCTGCAGCTGCTGGTGGCTACCACGGTGATCGAGGTGGGCGTGGACGTGCCCAACGCCAGCCTGATGATCATCGAGAATCCCGAGCGCCTAGGCCTGGCCCAGCTGCACCAGTTGCGTGGCCGGGTCGGGCGGGGCAGTGCGGTCAGCCATTGCGTGCTGCTGTTCCATCCCCCGCTGTCGCAAATCGGTCGCGAACGCCTGGCCATCATGCGCGAGACCAACGACGGCTTCATCATTGCCGAGAAGGACCTGGAATTGCGTGGCCCTGGCGAGATGCTCGGCACCCGCCAGACCGGCCTGTTGCAATTCAAGGTGGCCGATCTGATGCGCGATGCCCACTGGCTGCCGGCGGTGCGCGATGCGGCTCAGGAACTGCTCGCGCGCTGGCCGAGTCATGCCGGTCCACTACTAGAGCGCTGGTTGCGCCACGGACAGCAATACGGGCAGGTTTGA
- the gltP gene encoding glutamate/aspartate:proton symporter GltP, which yields MTKPKLSLAWQILIGLVLGIAVGALLNHFSAEKAWWISNVLKPAGDIFIRLIKMIVVPIVIATLVVGIAGVGDSKKLGRIGLKTILYFEIVTTLAIVVGLFFADSVQPGAGIDMSTLGTTDISQYQKTTAEVQHDHAFIATILNLIPSNVFAAVARGEMLPIIFFAVMFGLGLGALPEATREPVVRVFQGISEAMFKVTHMIMNYAPIGVFALIAVTVANFGFASLLPLAKLVVLVYVAIGFFALGVLGLVAKLFGFSIFRIIRILKDELILAYSTASSETVLPRIIEKMEAYGAPKAITSFVVPTGYSFNLDGSTLYQSIAALFIAQLYGIDLSLSQQLLLVLTLMVTSKGIAGVPGVSFVVLLATLGSVGIPLEGLAFIAGVDRIMDMARTALNVIGNALAALVIAKWEGLYDAEKGAAYWAALPHLKSTAKVEERPQATRGQALRD from the coding sequence ATGACCAAGCCCAAGCTCAGCCTCGCGTGGCAGATCCTCATCGGCCTCGTGCTGGGGATCGCCGTCGGCGCACTGCTCAACCACTTCAGCGCCGAGAAGGCCTGGTGGATCTCGAACGTCCTCAAGCCGGCCGGCGACATCTTCATCCGGCTGATCAAGATGATCGTGGTGCCCATCGTCATCGCCACCCTGGTGGTTGGCATCGCCGGCGTCGGCGACTCCAAGAAGCTCGGTCGTATCGGCCTCAAGACCATCCTCTATTTCGAGATCGTCACCACCCTGGCCATCGTCGTCGGCCTGTTTTTCGCCGACAGTGTGCAGCCTGGCGCCGGCATCGACATGAGCACCCTGGGCACCACCGACATCTCCCAGTACCAGAAGACCACCGCGGAAGTGCAGCATGACCACGCCTTCATCGCGACCATCCTCAACCTGATCCCGTCCAACGTCTTCGCCGCCGTCGCCCGCGGCGAGATGCTGCCGATCATCTTCTTCGCCGTGATGTTCGGTCTGGGCCTGGGCGCTCTGCCGGAAGCCACCCGCGAGCCGGTGGTACGCGTCTTCCAGGGCATTTCCGAGGCCATGTTCAAGGTCACCCACATGATCATGAACTACGCCCCCATCGGCGTCTTCGCCCTGATCGCGGTGACCGTGGCCAACTTCGGCTTCGCTTCCCTGCTGCCGCTGGCCAAGCTGGTGGTGCTGGTCTACGTGGCCATCGGCTTCTTCGCCCTTGGCGTGCTGGGCCTGGTGGCCAAGCTGTTCGGCTTCTCGATCTTCCGCATCATCCGCATCCTCAAGGACGAGCTGATCCTGGCCTATTCCACCGCCAGCTCGGAAACCGTGCTGCCGCGCATCATCGAGAAGATGGAGGCCTATGGCGCGCCCAAGGCCATCACCAGCTTCGTGGTACCCACCGGCTACTCCTTCAACCTCGACGGCTCCACCCTCTACCAGAGCATCGCGGCGCTGTTCATCGCCCAGCTCTATGGCATCGACCTGTCGCTGAGCCAGCAGCTGCTGCTGGTGCTGACCCTGATGGTCACCTCCAAGGGTATCGCTGGCGTGCCGGGGGTCTCCTTCGTGGTGCTGCTGGCCACCCTGGGCAGCGTCGGCATTCCGCTGGAAGGGCTGGCCTTCATCGCCGGCGTGGACCGCATCATGGACATGGCGCGCACCGCCCTGAACGTGATCGGCAACGCCCTGGCCGCCCTGGTCATCGCCAAGTGGGAAGGCCTCTACGATGCCGAGAAGGGCGCCGCCTACTGGGCCGCCCTGCCGCACCTGAAGAGCACCGCCAAGGTCGAGGAGCGTCCTCAGGCCACGCGTGGTCAAGCCCTGCGTGACTGA